In the genome of Populus trichocarpa isolate Nisqually-1 chromosome 10, P.trichocarpa_v4.1, whole genome shotgun sequence, the window GATCAATTGCTATGGGTAAAACAATTAAGAGGTTACCTGGATAACGTACCATTCTGGGTAAGATCACTCATGAAAAATATGTTGCGGCGTTTGCAGGAACATATCTGATGTTTTCTGGGAGGCAATTGCTTCCAGGCAGGTTCTTTCATTGTATCAAGGCCTTGGGACGAAGAACTTGCAGTCTTTTATTTCACAATTTGTATATTTCTATGGGTACAGCTTCTTTAAGCGGTTATATTTGGAGAAAAGTAGGAACAAAACCATTGGAACAAAGGCAAATTTGATagtggctgctgctgctggggCTTGCACTGTCATAGTGACACAGGTGAGTCATATcttgatatccatttttttctgcttttataaagaaaaattttgttatcctatgattattatttttatatatatttcttttatattgaatGGTATTTGAATTCTTGTGGTCGAGGGGTCCCGGCCAAAACGGTTCTATGCATGGAACAAATAAACATCTATGGTTAGGGACTGTATAAAGTATAAACCTTTCCTAGAATAAGTCCAATGTATAGTGTTTAACAACCTAATCTCTGGTTTTGCTGTACAGCCTCTGGACACAGCATCCTCTAAAATGCAAACAAGTGAATTTGGAAAATCCAGAGGACTTTGGAAAACCCTCTCGGAGGGCACTTGGAGTGAGGCATTTGATGGTCTTGGCATATCTCTTCTTCTGACATCAAACCCATCAATCCAGGTACTTGACTCTGCTTTCGAGTATTGACTTATGTGTCTGGCTTGCACATATAGTGTTTTTGGTCTCATCTTTAGATCATTGAGCTTATGCACAGAGGGCCTGGACTGTGGAATAGGCTAGGGTTTTGGTTAGAGAGGTGAGGCAGGGGGaaatgaaaaattttgattgacCACCCGATCTTTTGATTTGTACCTTTGAGCTGTGAGATTTTTTAGGGGTGGATTGTTCTTTCTGGAGATGTTCCGAGAATGAATGTAGCTTTTACCCAGGATTTTGTTGTTTAGGCTTCTGCTTAAGCATTTTGGGTGAACACTAAGAGAGACTTAGAGTTTCAAGAATCAATAGCTCGAACTGAAATGGGAATTCTATGTTTTACAGTACACAGTTTTTGATCAGTTGAAACGAAGACTACTGGAGCGGCAGCTCAGCAAAAGATCAAGCATAGAATCATCTCCAGAAGCACTCTCTGCCTTTTCTGCTTTTGTATTGGGTGCAGTTTCAAAGTGCATCGCGACGTGTGTCACATACCCAGCTATCAGGTATGCAGTCAACTCAGTCATCATTCCCTTAGCATTTCATGATAATACTCACTTCTGTCTTTCATTTTGCCGTCAAAAGTTTTTAATGAACAAAATCACTAATTGATGTTCCATGAAAAATGAACGATGCAATGTATTTGAAAACCCTCTTAATCAAACCATTTTATAAATGCTGCTGAAATGACTGAAGATATGAACCCTGGGCAGATGTAAAGTGACGCTTCAGGCTGCTGAATCAGATGAAAGTGAGATCGAGGAAGTTCAAGCAAAAACCAAGACAATTTCAGGTGCACTCTATTCTATTTGGAAAAATGAAGGTTCGGCTGGTTTCTTCAAAGGGTTGCTGGCCCAGAACCTGAAGACTGTGCTGAGCTCAGCATTGCACTTGATGATAAAGGAGAAGATATCAAAGACTACATGGTTCCTGATGCTTGCACTTAAAAGGTATCTGTTTGTCACACGCAGCAGAATCAAGAGCACTTTATGACGGTGATAATCATATGCATGGAAGTTGGATCCCTGTCAGTAAGGGGCTCTGCTGGATATGCCCGCATCAGTATTAAATTTCTTAGACGTTGTAACTAGGTAGGAGACCTGGATGCCAGTTCATCTTTCCCGGggaagaaattttaatttgctgcaaaagtgtttatttttatccctcaatatcctgctcaaattaaataatatagagcaaataaagtaaaatttttaacatcattctTTGGATTGGCTACGTTGTTAATTTCTCCATTTCAAGGTGGATGATTGAGGGAGATGGCTAGATGGCTTTTCTGTGACGCAggattgaatttcttttctatcattattatttatatataattgaaagaaTTTCATTACCAAGGCTCTCAAACCACAAAAAAGTGAGCCcagtaaaacaaaattgaagctATATCAGTTATGCAGCAACGTCAGTCagattcaatatttaaaatgatgaaTTTACAGTGACGGCCAATTGATAAATGACCTCTTCACTGTCGACTTGAGCAAAAAGATTTGGGTGACTAGGGAACTGCGGCTCAGTGCCTGGTACTGTGCTGGAGTCTGTGGCATCTGTAGAGGGTTGATCCTTAAATGGGTCTGCTATTTCCTCAGCAAGGCAGTCtgcattatcattttttttcaatttcaaggaTGTCCTAAAGTTGCTGATGCCTCGAAGAAGACCAATGAGAAGTCAGTGTTAAGATATCAGATAATCAGATCTCGAATAAACTCCAACGTTCACTTAAAAGGTTTGTTGAGTATATTCTTCCAACTGTAGTATCTATAAGCTCGTTGCTGGGAGTTTTGCGGGACAGAATATTACACCAAGATTTTATATTGTAAGAAACTGCCCTTATGTAGAAGATGTTGGGTTCCCTACTACCATTGCAGTCCCACTATTTCTGTGTTAAATGATTTGGAGCTCACATGTTCTCCCAAGAAACTTATGTCCTTAAAATGGTCTAGTAAATGCAGGATACAGCGATGCTTGGTGCTAACATCTATGAAGCTGACGCTGAAGTAGCATAACTGCTTGCTGAAGGAAGAATACCGATTGGAACAAGGGAAATTTCAGAAATCAAGAACGAACAAGCTTATGATATTTATCCGTCTCGACTTTTAAACACACTAAATGGAAatgttttcttgtttcttctcGTCTCTAAAAGCATGCCTGATTCTGTTCTGAAGAGAATGCATCGTTGATAAAAACGTCGGAATTGGGAAGGACGTCGTTTTTGCAAAAGGTATGGTTCAACAAAATGCATGTTCTAAATGCGTTTGAAACATAATTTGttactggaaaaaaataatatttattaacccTATTTTCAGTCTCTTATTAAATCAAAGATGTGATCATTGGATACACCTAGTCACATTTGTTCTGAAATTAAATGGTTTGTGATTCAATTGGTTCCCCCTGGAGTTTTTGGCAACCGTGTCAAGAAAATGTCTATCAGGTAGTTTTTAGTCAAAAAGATTACGGTTTTTAGCCGCCCTGCTAGTTTGCAGGGCACACTAGAGGCTGATGGATCTCGCGAAGGCTTCTGCATTCGATTTGGTGTTCGATCCTTTCGAAGTACTCGATTGTTCAGGATAGATTTgtgatataatttgtttttttctttcttccatcATGGTTTTGTCGATTAGGACGGGCATCAAGAGAATAAAAATGACATGTGAACTGATCGATATGAGTAGCAAAGTGGTCTTGATGTAACATGCCTGATGGCAACCGCGACCTTTTGTTTATAGTATGAGTATGCAATTGCaaacattgtaaaaaaaaattagatggaggttgcaaatttatttattagaaccctaaattttaaaacttgtttgaCCAACAAAGAGATTAAACTTCTAAATTCTTATCTCCATTGAGCATATGcaactttaattttaaagggTGTTTGAGTATataatattagttattttttaaaatgttttttttttgaaagaaaatatattaaaatattttttta includes:
- the LOC7459039 gene encoding peroxisomal adenine nucleotide carrier 1 isoform X1; translation: MAFDLESLSEATSGAIGALVSTTISYPLDTCKTKYQAEVRAHHQQKYRYVLSRLVFSFRVSATVCLQFVGFVGCYANFLSSTRNISDVFWEAIASRQVLSLYQGLGTKNLQSFISQFVYFYGYSFFKRLYLEKSRNKTIGTKANLIVAAAAGACTVIVTQPLDTASSKMQTSEFGKSRGLWKTLSEGTWSEAFDGLGISLLLTSNPSIQYTVFDQLKRRLLERQLSKRSSIESSPEALSAFSAFVLGAVSKCIATCVTYPAIRCKVTLQAAESDESEIEEVQAKTKTISGALYSIWKNEGSAGFFKGLLAQNLKTVLSSALHLMIKEKISKTTWFLMLALKRYLFVTRSRIKSTL
- the LOC7459039 gene encoding peroxisomal adenine nucleotide carrier 1 isoform X2, which produces MAFDLESLSEATSGAIGALVSTTISYPLDTCKTKYQAEVRAHHQQKYRNISDVFWEAIASRQVLSLYQGLGTKNLQSFISQFVYFYGYSFFKRLYLEKSRNKTIGTKANLIVAAAAGACTVIVTQPLDTASSKMQTSEFGKSRGLWKTLSEGTWSEAFDGLGISLLLTSNPSIQYTVFDQLKRRLLERQLSKRSSIESSPEALSAFSAFVLGAVSKCIATCVTYPAIRCKVTLQAAESDESEIEEVQAKTKTISGALYSIWKNEGSAGFFKGLLAQNLKTVLSSALHLMIKEKISKTTWFLMLALKRYLFVTRSRIKSTL